TGGTGGATGCTCGGGCTTTTGCCTTGTTGGCTCAGCGATGGATTCTAatgagtttttaaaataaatttaatgtacccaattctttttttttcaattaaggggtaatttagagtaGCTacgccacttaccctgcacatctttgggttgtgggggtgagacccacacagacactgtgagaatgtgcaaactccccacagagtgacccagggccgggattgaaccagggtcctcgacactgaggcagcagtgctaaccactgcgccaccatgccgtcctagGATGCTGGTGAGTTGGAGGCAGGCGCCGCAGCGTAACTGGTGATTTGTTGGAGTTTTTGCACCTTGAGAAGGTTATGTAATCATAATAgtaatctttagtagtgtcacattaacactgcaatgaagttaccattcacagtgagggagcGATTGACGGGTTCTACCATGGATAGCATCCATCTATATCACGTTTCAAGGATTTCGTCACTGGGGGGGCTATAATtgttgggtttcttttttaatTTATCTGTTTGCTGTGGTTTTTGATACATGTCTTATTGTTTGATTGTTGTTTATGAATAAAATGTTAAAAGTCTAATAAAAAAATTCCAAAATAAAAAAGTCAAATATAATCTAACCAGCTGACAAGAGCTGGCACAACTGAATTGAACACTGTATATTTGAATATCAGCCAGCACTACCACAATATTTTTAAATTTAATCAATAATTTGTATAGAAATAAAAGCAAACATGATGTTACATGCAAAAGAACAATGGTGAAGAAAATGGCTGCTGTAATGTACTGGTAGATGACGTTTCATAGTGCACATTTCAGGATGCAGTCGTCATTCTGAAAATATCATTCACAACGTTCTAGATTTCTTTAGGATACTTCAAATTTGAGGTTAAAGTAGTATCAAGTTTGGTTTTTAAGTAAAGGTTTAAATTTCTGCCCTCCAAATACCTACCCCTCAATGTAGAGTTGCAGCAGTGCTTCACTGGTGCTGAAGAGTCTTATGTATTATAACCTTTACTAAATTTCCATCTCAGCATACCATTAAGTTCTAAGGAAGAGTATTAACAGTAAAATCACGGTATTGTTTATAGTAATGTGAAAAAACACCTACTGCTTGTTGACGAGCCAAGAGATTATTAGCACATCCACCAAAAACGATCACTTCCGCCTCATCACTTGTACAAGCAGAATGCCAAAGCCTGAAGATAAATAATGGCATTAGTATGTTATATTGCCTGCTTATGTTGTTTGAAAGGATGTGCCTATAAATTAATTTTTCTTTTGCTTCGATTGGAAGGAGTAATCCCCACTACATGGTCACCGTATCTTTTCCCAGAGTTGTACAAGGTCTTTTTAAACCATCCAAGAGTAGCAGCAGCATCCTTGTGTGAAAATGTGAGCAAAATGACAAAATATTCACCTCAATAACTTGAAGTAGCACCAGTTGGGGAGAGAATTAAAGGTAGTTTCAAAAAAGATATATAGTGTCTGTCCATCAACAACAATCAGGTATACTCAGTTTCTTCCTACTATTGCTAGGTTCTGCATGAAACCTGTACCTCCTCTGATTAGAGCATGACCATTGTTGATGCCCAGTTTATCCATCTAAGAATGTATGGTAGCAAGTTGGCGAGTGTTCTGACCAATTTTCCTCTTTCATCGGAAAGCCACTAATATGCTTGACCCGATTCAGATACAGGCCGGTGTCCTTTCAACTCAATGATATCAATGCCTCATGACAATAGACTACCTTGAAATTTTTTGATGCGGAGGTTGAATGCATTTGAATATTCTTCAACCTGCCAAAGGGGAATCTGGAAACCAAAATGCTCCTCGGAGGACATAGCACAAAAACTCTCATCTACAACACGGCCAGATCAACACATCAAGGTTTGGTGAAATTAGCCAAGTTACTTCAGGAATTGACAAAATGTATTGAGGGAAACCCATTGTAATCGTGCTGAAATATCAGCAAGTGCAAGTAGAACGGATCAAATTTTTGGGTCGTCCTTGCTCCTTCAGAAAAACACATCATGTTCAGAGTTCCGACAAAGCCATCTCACAATGGAGATTCTCAAAAATATTCTTTTTTATATAAAGAGACTGACTGACCAGCTATGTATTTCCAGCAATtgtttaattcagatttccagggTTTTTTCCCCCCTTAAGAATGTATATAGTCATTGGAGGCGATTAAAGCGAAGTGTGAGGGTCTGGAGGAAGGGCTGTGGTATGAGGTGcttcggagggtgaatgcctcaacctcatgcacgAGACTGGGGCTGGTACAGTTGAAggtatatagggcgcacctcacgaaggcaaggatgagccaactctttgagggagtggaggatgtttgtgagcgctgtgggaggagccccacaaaccatgttcacatgttttggtcctgtcccaaattggagggaggtctttaaggtCATCTCGGGGGTGGTGCATGTGATGTTCGAACCAGGGccgctagaagccatattcggggtgtcggatcagcttgGGCTGCAGgtgggtgcaggggcagatgtcttagccttcacctccCTGATTGCCTGAAGGTGGGTCATGCCGGCTGGAGGCCAGCTTCTCAGCCCTGTGCCTTGGCATGGCGGGGAGACCCGCTGGAATTTTTGACGCTCAAGAAggggaagtttgagttgagggggaggatggaaaggttctacaattcatgggcattgtttatcctgcactttcaagaattgaatgGCATTGAACATTAGTGGGGAGGGGTTAAGTGTATGGCTTATTGTTTACCATATATGGGATGACCGTGGATTCTTGTTTTGTATTTGGGATATAggggtgatgtttgggtttgtaTGGTGAAGGGGCTGCTGGTTGGGGGATTGCTATTTTATTTGTTGttgttggtcatcttttgttggttgtGTATTTGATGAAAAAGTGGAAAATGCGGAGAAtacatgtattttttaaaaaatgtatttagtaGGCTTTGTTCTTGGAGAAGTTTAAGGCTTTATGCTCATAATGAAGACCATCATATTCTCCTTCAATTAAAGATATAATTTTGAAACTTGAAAATTTCTGGCAGAAATAACATATGTGGTCTAATAAACAATTCCACTTCATTCTAATGAAGATCCTGTGCACCTTCCACCAAAGCATGCTGCTCACTAAAGTTTCTGAAATTCCCTCTACATCAAACCACCCATACTAAATTGCTACAATCAGCTTACAGTTAATCACACTGGTCTGTGAACTGAAAATATGGTATAACAGACAACGGCAGAAAACACAGGACCAATGCAATttttagggactggtttagcacagtgggctaaacagctgccatttaatgctgaacaatgccagcagcgtgggttcaattcccgtaccggcctccccgaacaggcgccggaatgtggcgactaggggcttttttcagtaacttcattgaagcctacttgtgacaataaacaattattattagaaATCCTTTGTCAATGGATTACTAAAAACAAGAAACGCTGGAATTATCTGGCAGattaggcagcatctgtggtgattcCTTCCCAAAGCCTATGCTCTTTCTTCCCTTTCCAAATCTCTGCACCTAAAATATATTCCATCCAGTTGAGGAAGGGCCATCAAGCTGAAACAATGGGCAGAATTGTCTTGGCCCAGTGGAGGCAGGTTCTGGAATGTGCAAGGGTTGGGTGGGGGAAGCTGTCACTCAGGCTTTCCCCAGGAAGGGCTGCACGTTCAGCGGGGAGTTCCTGTAGGTATGGTAGAAAAGCACTGTGGTGGGTTAACAAGGCAATTAAGAGTCAGGGCCATGAGACAAGTGCATACAGGGAGGAGCTTTGTCAGTGAAATTAACAGGCTTTGCAAAGGCTTCAATCAATAAAGAGCTTCAGCCATGGCCATTGAGAGACTGCTGTTCAAAGCACTTCTGCTTTGACTGCTCGGCAGGTGATTACCAACTTCTCAGAAGGCACTTGTCTTGTCAAGCACTAAATACACAATGATAGGTTTTTTTTAAACTTATAAATAAGACCAGAATTCTGGAACATTAACTGAGCAGCTAATACAAGTTATGAGTGCAAATAACATCCCAAGATTGCAAAATTCAGAAGGAAACTAATCTAATGCTGGTTTTCAATTTATGCTGTTTACCTTGGTCTGTCTGCATAACTGTGCTCTACTTTTAACCACTCATTCTTGCTCACACTGTATATCCAAGCATCACCTGAAAAACAAAATTATCTTAATGTACGATTAATCACAAAAACATTGTGTTGAGATAATTTGTTTAGTTAATTTCTCAATTCACACAAAGGGTACGAATACCTCGATAGCTCTTGCCATCAAGGTGACTTTTTCACTAAAAGCTGGGCTTGCATGATATGAAGAGTCGGACAATGTTTTTTCCATATAGAAGTGCAGTATCTTAAGACGAGTAATTTGGGCACAAAAGCTGAATGCAGATTTATATTTAAATATTTACGGCAAATAATTTacaggatttttaaaaatgcataCATTTAATATGTAATAGCACAAGCACAAATAGAGCAGGGTACACAATGGAAAGCTCAAAGCCACCTTGACCATAATGCACAAAGGCAGACTCAACTAACTACAGTCTCCAAAAATTCTTTGCGATAGTAAATTATTTATGCAACAAGAGTTGAAACATACTTAACGGTTGTTTGTCAGTCGTGAAACCTCCAAAAAGGAAGAGATGGTCATTTGAGATTGTAGTGAGTGAGTGCCAAGAACGGCCAACAGGGATCTGATCAGGAGATTGTACCCTAGCAAATAAAAGTTTTGAGTGATAGACAATGTTCCCAATGGAAGTGCATTGATTCATGGATAGTCTTAACACTCAATTCCCGTATACAACACTGCATACACCAAACCTCAACTACATAAAGAATAAATGAAATGAGCACCCCTGGTGCAGCATACTGTCTTAATGTTTCACTGATGTCAAAAATGGGGAAAGATTGGAAAAATTATATTTATGATCAGCAATGGTGATGTAAGCATATATTTATGAAGATATTTCTATTTAAAATTTAGAGATAAAAAGAAAaactggaattctgaaataaagcTTAAAATACACAGGTTCATTAAGATCTGAATAAAGACAGGTCAACACGAAGCGTTCAGTTTGATACATTAACTTGTACCTTCTCTTTTCAGATATTGGGGCATGTTATATGTTTCCCATATATTAATAAAAATAATACATTTTTAAGCCGGGAGTTATTTTTATTCTTAATCACGTGGCACATGCCAAGTCTAACATTCCACAACTTGGTCAGACTATAACTGAGCCGCTTTGTTAAGCATGGGGGCTTCACAAAAGGATAAAATTACTAAAGGAAAGTAACATTTATTGCAGTGCAATGTCATGCACCTTTGGACAAATGGCCATAAACCAACACTGATAGAAGTCTAGGAGCTGCTCACCTGCTTATTCATGCAGTGAGGAaagtggttttttttttaaataagaaatATATTTAATGGACAGTAGTTTGACAATATCCTTTCGACCAAAACCAATAAATCTTAAATCACTGAAAACTAATTTGTTGTCCCGGTGATAGTTCAGCAAGTTTATAGAGTAGCTAAACCATACATATAAAAGGAAATTCCAGGTTTAATCCTCATTGGTGCTGTTGGCTTGACTTATCGTAGTGCTAGCAGCAGCCGTACAACTGGCCCCACTGCCCCAGGGGAAATTCAACTAGGATTCATACTCTGTTGCATTACGAAACGCCCTGCCAGAAACAGAATAATCAGGCTTGGCTGAGATGTTCTAGAGGGGTGAATAGCCTGTTGACACTTATTGCCAAGATTTATAAATTATAAAATAAAAATAGTCACTTGGCAAATCACTGAAGAACATTCAATGCATTTGGAACCATAGCCCATCAAGAAATGAATGGCCTGGAATTTCCTTGGAGCTGCTCTGCTGATCTAACTTCGCGAATGGCAGTCGAATCCCCATTTATGTTTAGCACCAAAGTAATTCCTGGCAAATATAttgaggaggttgaaagaagggtaTAGGAAGTGGCAGTTCTTAATTCAGCAACCCACAATCATGTAATACAAATGAAACTGTAACATACACTTCATTCCATTCCCAAGTATCCAAATCAAGGTAATGGAGGTCATTGGTCCTGGCATCCTTTGGTTAAAAAAGTGAAAAAACAAAGTACATAAATGAATATTGATTTGTAACAGACAGGTATTACAAGGTTAATTGTTGAAGGCATTTAGTTTTCTGAGGGGAATGCCTCTAACATTGTTACACAAATGATCTTTAAATGGAAAGATTTGAATTTCATTAAATCGGTGTTAATTCTAACATTCACGCTAGTTTTTGTAACTTCCTTCTTTGCAGAACAGGTCTTTTTCTTCCGTTGGGTAAAGGTGAAAATAAAAGACTGGCCACAAGACCAAACAGTTAGGGAAATTATATTTTTCTCTGATACAATAATGCAACACATTTGgcagtggagggagctttactctgtatttggtCCATTTAATACCATACCTGACTGTAGTGTGTTTTACTGTGCCCCACGACACATTTCTAGTTTTCATCACTCAAAATGCCCCGTCTCTGAATAGTTACAATAGTCATTTAAGCAAAGGTCACAGCAACACACTGTTCAAATGACTATCAAGATGGTCCTAAGATTTCAATTTGTTTTTATATTCCATGCATCATTACAAAAAAATAACTGTACTCCCGAAGCAATAAAGCATTTTAAAGATTAATTCATTGGAAATAGAACTGTTCTCCCTTAATGTAAATGAATTAATGAGATCTCTGGTTAAAACTGCATAATGTCTTTTAAGAAATACTTTTACGCTTTCACCAAATGCAACATTTCTGATGTTACAGAATTAGTGGAACAAAACTtttattgtatagtgaataaaataGCATACCTGATACCTTCCTCCAAACACATAGCCTCGGTTTCCAACTGTAGCACAAGCATGAGCTGCTCTAGGCGAAGGGGGTTTTCCCTATTGGTTAGAACAACACATCATCAACTCATTACTAAAAAGGTTAGGATTCCGTTATTTCGGAGGGGTACTGGGTTCTGGTAAAATGATCCAAATCAAAACTAAACACAAGAAAAACAGTTGTCACACCAGTGAAAAGTGCTGCAACCTAGAAAACGCAAAGCAATTCTTCAGCAGCGCTATACAACAGGCCTGGTACCTTTGTAATGGGCTGGTTCCACATAAAAGTTTCAAGGTCAATAAAGTGGACATGGTTGTTCCAGCCTCTCGGATGACTTGCATTCTGGGGGGAAAAAAATAACAAAGGTTTCATTCCCATTATCTTCTTTTGCAAAGGGAGACATTCTGAAGCAATATGCTGAATTACTTACCCAAAATGAAGATTCATCAAATTCAAAACATCCGTGATGTTGCTCTCTAGGTTGGTAACCATAGCCACCAAAGAAAATCAACCTGGAGTAAAACGAAAGAAAAGTAGTAATAATAATTAGTGGCTGCGAAAGAAAGAAATTTGTAATgaaattttttaaaatgtaaatggACTTTAATTGAATTAATTCGTAAAATATTGTACTTTATCTCATGTTCTCTTCATAAACAAAAAATGTTAAACCAAATACAGTGTAAGTATGTAGATTTTTAAGGTTATCAAAATCTACCTACAGCCTTCCATGAACACAATGGAATAACAGGTGTCACCTTTCTCCCACCTCTGCAGTTACTGGAAATGCATTTTTATTTGTTAAAATAGATGCATTTTAAAAATTCTAATAGTAAGCTAAAATCAACAATAATACAAACATTAGGAAATGCAATTTCCTTTCATTTAAGTCATTTTAAAAAGttaaaccctacccaaggtccacacctccaccctatccccataacccagtaaccccacccaacactaagggcaagtttgggcacaagggcaatttatcatggccaatccacctaacctgcacatctttggacagtgggaggaaaccgaagcactcggaggaaacccacgcacacacggggagaatgtgaagactccgcacccacggggagaatgtgcagactccacacagacagtaacccaagccgggaatcgaacctggagctgtgaagcaattgtgctaaccacaattctACCATGCGCCCTATTATTGTGTAACAAGACTATTGAGAAATAACTGAAAATAGTTCAAACATTTCTAAATTTTTTCTTCTTGTATTAATACTTGATTACATACATGAAAAGCAAAGAAGTACAGTAAAGTTGGATCTGACCACGCTAAAACAGCAGCTATAAACTTATGTAGACAGACTATCTGCACAAATGCCTGGAAGAGCCTATTTTAATATCTGCTGTTCATTAAGTAATATTGTTAAAGATAATTATGTACTCACTTGTTCTTGTACACCCAACATCCAAGTTTGTCTTTGGGCGTTGGTGGTACCCCCTTGAAATCTTTTATACTCTCCcaatgcagtattttgtctttggcTCTCAGGTTTAGAATGTAGAACTGCAGCGAGATAGAAGGGAATTAACTCTAAAGTTTACATTTTCTTTTTACAAGTTTGATCTCTAATTAGTTTTCTCTATTATATTATAGGATGCGAGCACTgcaagcaaggccagcatttgttgcccatattTAATTGCCCTGGAGTAGGTGTGGCGAGTTATGGTATGTGGCTTGGCAGGGAACTTGCACGTGGTGGCGTTCCCAAGCAATATTTTAAAGATAGAGATGCTTCCCGGAAGGAGTTTGAAACTGCTGGTTGAAACAGGATCAGAACCTCAGAGAAAGGACCAGTCccagtcaagtgagaatacagtgtgctgggccacgcccttgacaggggttttggtttattgcattttgttattgaattggaacagctaaggggaatCCATTAAGTGTTATATACACAGATTCAAGTAGCTACTGTGTTGTCTTTGATTaaagcgcctaggaagtctgatgaatcacacctcaagCAAAGGCGtaagtgctcatcctagccaacaaAGTTTATAGATCAGGTGAATTTCATATgttcggcacggtggcgcagtggttagcactgctgcctcacagcggtgtggacccgggttcgatcccggcctcgggtccctgtcagtgtggagtttgcgcatcctccccgtgtctgcatgggtctcaccaccacaacccaaatatatgcaaggtaggtggtttgggcactctaaattgccccttaattggaaaaaaagaattaggtactctaaattttaaaaaaatattatagtTTACTGTTGGGTGACTGGTAAATAGAAACTATTGCCTCTGATTGGCGAGTACTGGATCAgggggcataaccttaaaattTGAGCTAGATTGTTCGGGTGGTTTCAAAACACACGTCTTCAAAAACAAAAGAGTGGAATTCTATCTCCCAAAATGCTGTGGCGGCTAGATTAAGTGTAAATTTCAAAATGATAGATTGTTAGGCCAGGGTATGAACGGCAAAAATAtcaagttaagatacagatcagctgtAATCTAATTGAAGGacaaacaggctcaaggggctgaatggcctgcttttgTTTCTATGTCTGTGTGAAACATTTAGGAATTCTATAATCATAATATTTCTAGTTAGGAAATTTGTAACAAGAATAAATTGTTACACCAATGCTGCATAATCGTATGAATTTAGTGATAAAATACATCACTGACTTCTAGCAAAATGGCATGATCTACAGCAGGCAGTGTCAAACTAGGGGGCGCAACCCGCAGGTGGGTTGCGGAGCTATCCGTCACGGCGCACCCGATCGCACAAATTTGctcgcaacagctgcagcagccggctgttaataacaccGCCTGCAAGCGGCAATATgggcgcgaacatgtaaaaaaaatgcagccgcactgcgcatgcgtgcctgatcatcggcgcgcatgtgcaaaactatgcACATGCACACATGTGCAGTGCAGccgatttttttatttttttttaaacggtcgcagcttttggttttacaagtttgggggggtgggtttattaattttattcatttattttattcatttaattatttatttttttcatttattttattcattttttaaaaaaaatgtttttttacaagttcgggggggtttggacagatGGAGATTCCATACTTCCCGACAcctgaaggcttcaccttcatccaccaggttccattggaggagcatgtacgagggccagagggacccaaaaccatttctccatttttgtcagcagcaaacaaggtaagagaaaatggtgggtcgcgcaggtcggccagagtgggtcccgaaggttggcctgttggtaaaaatgggtccccggaaaaaaagtttgaagaacacggaTCTAAAGAATGCacaacagcaactcaccaaggttactcCAACAACATGGTTTTAATATGTGGCCTCTACCATCTAGGAGAACAGGAGCCATGACATACAGGAAACACGATCAAATTTGCCTCCAATCAGACTCCATCCTGAATTGGACATGTTTCATTCATCTCAACAATCTTGAATTCCCCATCTATCACCCGAGGAAGCACCATCCACCATCATAAGCACTGCAGCATTTCAAGGTGAAAGCCCACCACAACCTTCACTGGACaacttaaggatgggcaataattgtgCCCTTACCAGCAACAACCACAAACCACGAtgtcacagtggtcagcactgttgtctcacagtgccagagagctGGGTTCATCTCTGGCcaagggtgtggagtttgcacattctcccagtgtctgcatgggttccctccaggtgctccggtttcctctcacagtctaaagatatgcaggttaggtggattggctatggtatAAAATTGCCCAAAgggtatccaaggatgtgcaggttaggaggaattACAGGGatcgggcggaggagtgggcctcgtTTGGATGCTCTTTCaggaggctcaatgggccgaatggccttcttctgcactgtagggattctatgacttctaaGATGTTGCTTTACTGGGAGTCAATGGGGGTTAACGAGCACAGGGGTAATAAGGAAACGGACTTGCTGCGAGTTAAGACAAATGTATGAAGCATAGAATGTGAAAGTCCAGTCAGGACGGCAGTGGAATAGTCATGTCCAAGGCATGATTGAAGTTTTCAGTGGCAGATGAACTGAGACGTAGCAATGTTACGGAGGTGGAAACAGACAATCTTAGAGGTAGCATATGAGGCGGGAAGCTCATCTCAGAaccaaatgtgacaccaaggttcCAAACAGACCGACTTAAGATTGTTGTCAGGGTGAAGACACTAACCAGAATGTACAATGGCTTCATAAAATATCTGAATTTAAACAATTGACAATGCATCCATCTAGCAGTTTACAGTTAACTACAATGGGATTTCTACTCAACAAGTACAAAGCTACTACCTCATTAGTGTTCCCTCTTACATGATGTCCTCCGAACAAATATAGTACACCATCCACACAAGCAGCACAACTCCCTGACATGGACTGAGGAACATCACCTTCTGTGTACTTCTTTTTCCTGTAAGCAAATAAATGATTGTAATTGCAAAAGACACAGTTGGCTAGTTTTATTCTTAAATAAATATTTCTTAAAATGGAAACAGGCAAATCTTAATCATTTTGATTATTTACTATTTATTGAACAATAAAGGCCATATAGTTTCTCTTCCATTCCTTCTTTTTCCTCTCCTCATgaagattttcattaatgactgttGCTGAGAAATCAGATTGGGCAGCTACAATTGCTCCTCTTCTTCAACCATGAAACAGCACAAAATAAGGGCCAAAAGGGACACTCACCTGATTTTCTTTCCTTTCACATTGATTTTGCCATCATTTTGAAGTGGTCGTTGACCGACAACTGCCCCAGCATTATGTAGGAGAAATTACTGCCTGTTTAACTATTGAGTTtttcaaaaatttagagtacccaattaattttttccaattaaggggcaatttagcgtggtcaatctacctgccctgcacatctttgggtttgcgagggagagacccacccagacacggggagaatgtgcaaactctacacagacagtgactcggggcagcagtgctaaccattgcaccaccataccGCGCTATTGAGTTAACTGATTTCAGTCAGTGTTTGGGGGAGGGAAGGCTACAACTGGCTTTAGTGTCCTTGAAAAACAAAGTTGTATGGGTGAAAAAATAAACTGCACACATTTTCTCCTACTGGTCATAACTATAGAGATCTGCtgacaattcatagaatttacagtgcagaaggaggccattcggcccatcgagtctgcaccggctcttggaaagagcaccctacccaaggtcaacacctccaccctatcctcataacccagtaaccccacccaacactaaggacaatttatcatggccaatccacctaacctgcacatctttggactgtggggggaaaccggagcacccggaggaaacccacgcgcacacggggaggatgtgcagactccgcacagacagtgacccaagccagaatcgaacctgggaccctggagctgtgaagcaattgtgctatccacaatgctaccgtgctgcccattaagtgCACATGTGAACTTCAAATGGGGATAAGATTGGGGTTCATTGTGATACATCACACAGCGGAATGATTTTTCACCGTCTAGTCTCACATATAATGAATTGTCCACTTTACAATCCAGAGGGATGCCCTTAATCAGAACTGCCCTTAAATGCTTTGCCATTTGCAATAGAATATTTCTATAAAGTGGGAAGCAGTAACACAAAGTTGGGCTAGTTCATGTTTTCAGCCTAAACCTGGTATGTCTTATAACTAGGGTGAATACAATTGATCTTAACTACCGTAAATCCTGTATGCAAAGCATTAGCTGGAATCAAataaagtgtcataatatacaccagtatatcatggtgcagacacacactgatggacacacagtgggaccaatcaacatacacaacaccgcagccaatcaccagtgagagcacacgcactataaagacagggggcttcagagttcccgctcattcgagtagcagctagctaggagcacagagctcacagcctgcaacacagacattcgccatgtgctgagtgcatcaactggttaggacaaggcaaaggtctttagttaaagctagtatcgtatttacccacagttcaagtatgtttaaaagttaaccttttaataaaatagtgttgcactacttcaagtgttggtgacctgtatgtgatccagaacacccaacacatcagaaagc
This genomic window from Scyliorhinus torazame isolate Kashiwa2021f chromosome 2, sScyTor2.1, whole genome shotgun sequence contains:
- the klhdc2 gene encoding kelch domain-containing protein 2 translates to MANENEDLNEDLHVVDEEEEENALDYHQDRMPLPTFHDSVPEERSGHVAVAHGSYMYILGGYKNAAIQGYHDFYLPREELWIYNMETGRWKKKYTEGDVPQSMSGSCAACVDGVLYLFGGHHVRGNTNEFYILNLRAKDKILHWESIKDFKGVPPTPKDKLGCWVYKNKLIFFGGYGYQPREQHHGCFEFDESSFWNASHPRGWNNHVHFIDLETFMWNQPITKGKPPSPRAAHACATVGNRGYVFGGRYQDARTNDLHYLDLDTWEWNEVVQSPDQIPVGRSWHSLTTISNDHLFLFGGFTTDKQPLSDAWIYSVSKNEWLKVEHSYADRPRLWHSACTSDEAEVIVFGGCANNLLARQQAAHSNDILIFSVQPKSLVRLCLEAVIHYKEMLANIWDCLPKHLLLSIKQRAGSSNTSGS